Proteins from a genomic interval of Tissierella sp.:
- a CDS encoding response regulator, translated as MNIYIVEDSVNIIRILEMIIMDKRLGEVIGTANDGITALKDIEVLRPDIVLVDLLMPGKDGITLVREAKSVLPDIQYIMISQVSSKDLISKAYQSGIEYYISKPIDAIEVETVIKKVIEKVSMNKKLAKIESLFSNDNSFEKVEKQTVDNTLGIKRVMQRIGIIGESGSQDIIELAKYLIDTNQDMSDFTVKELCSLFNDNPKTMEQRIRRTATVGMINLANIGIEDYMNEIFTEYSNGLYNFEQLKTEMDFIRGKSKKRGKVNIKKFIDGIIYYSKIEQ; from the coding sequence ATGAATATATATATAGTTGAAGATAGTGTAAATATTATAAGAATATTAGAAATGATAATTATGGACAAAAGATTAGGCGAAGTGATTGGGACTGCCAATGATGGCATAACTGCTTTAAAAGATATAGAAGTATTGAGACCTGACATAGTTCTAGTTGATCTACTTATGCCTGGAAAAGACGGTATAACCCTGGTAAGAGAAGCTAAAAGTGTCCTTCCTGATATTCAATATATAATGATATCTCAGGTTTCTTCCAAAGATTTAATATCAAAGGCCTATCAAAGTGGAATAGAATATTATATATCTAAACCTATCGATGCCATAGAAGTGGAAACTGTGATTAAAAAGGTTATAGAAAAGGTCAGTATGAATAAAAAACTAGCAAAGATAGAAAGCTTGTTTTCTAATGATAATAGTTTCGAAAAAGTAGAAAAACAAACAGTCGATAATACACTAGGCATTAAGAGGGTAATGCAGAGGATTGGGATTATTGGAGAGTCTGGAAGCCAAGATATTATTGAATTAGCTAAATATTTAATTGATACCAATCAAGATATGTCAGACTTTACTGTAAAAGAACTTTGCAGTCTTTTTAATGATAATCCTAAAACAATGGAACAAAGAATTCGAAGAACTGCCACTGTGGGGATGATAAACCTGGCAAATATTGGAATAGAAGACTATATGAATGAAATATTCACAGAATACTCCAATGGATTATATAATTTTGAACAGCTTAAAACAGAGATGGATTTCATTAGAGGTAAAAGTAAGAAAAGAGGGAAGGTAAATATTAAAAAATTTATAGATGGAATAATTTATTATAGCAAAATAGAGCAATAA
- a CDS encoding ATP-binding protein has product MKRYTRMFFVSLIVAIASQVSIGLINSDFKVSTGIIFFVVFLFYYVDLKPISTGVLSGIMVYLSRLIVYYISNGNLDLVVVSYLYEILFYVFYSIIYSILMRKTNKTNINLALIIMVVSDFVANLLEVFARNIVDISAFQWSLVPTLMIVSLIRSIIVWLVLNGFKYYKMLLLKEEHEDRYKRLLWLTSQLKTEMYWIEKNMDNIEKVMSESYSLFEKINLDEDKENWGNSALNIARDVHEIKKENGLVIRGMREIMENELNDKGMNFADIIGILSGTMEREIRLLGRDITLEFNIGQNFYTSKHYYLMSVLRNLIMNSMDAIPESQKKAKISVSHEIDKDQHRFIVYDTGTGIDEEGIKNIFSPGFSTKINYSTGEVNRGLGLSIVKDIVEEQLDGKVSVSSVVGSGTSFYILIPRNSLEES; this is encoded by the coding sequence TTGAAACGTTATACTAGGATGTTTTTTGTTTCTTTAATAGTTGCAATAGCTTCACAAGTAAGTATTGGATTAATAAATAGCGATTTTAAGGTTTCAACGGGAATAATATTTTTTGTAGTATTTCTTTTTTACTATGTAGATTTAAAACCAATTTCAACAGGTGTTTTATCAGGTATAATGGTATATTTATCACGGCTGATAGTTTATTACATATCAAATGGAAACCTAGATCTTGTAGTAGTCTCATATCTTTATGAAATATTATTCTATGTTTTTTATTCTATTATTTATTCCATACTAATGAGGAAGACTAATAAGACCAACATCAATCTTGCCCTAATTATTATGGTGGTAAGCGATTTTGTTGCTAATCTTTTAGAAGTTTTTGCAAGGAATATAGTAGATATTTCTGCTTTTCAATGGAGTCTTGTACCAACATTAATGATTGTTAGTCTAATCCGTTCTATTATAGTATGGCTAGTATTAAATGGATTTAAATACTATAAAATGCTTTTATTAAAAGAAGAACATGAGGATAGATATAAAAGACTTTTATGGCTCACATCTCAACTGAAAACAGAGATGTATTGGATTGAAAAAAACATGGATAACATTGAAAAAGTAATGTCTGAGTCATATTCTTTATTTGAAAAGATAAATCTTGATGAGGATAAAGAAAACTGGGGAAATAGTGCATTAAATATTGCTAGAGATGTGCATGAGATAAAGAAGGAAAATGGATTAGTAATCCGTGGCATGAGAGAAATCATGGAGAATGAGCTTAATGATAAAGGAATGAATTTTGCTGATATAATTGGCATACTTTCTGGTACTATGGAAAGAGAGATAAGATTATTAGGACGAGATATTACCCTTGAGTTTAATATTGGACAGAATTTTTATACTTCAAAGCACTATTATTTAATGTCTGTCCTTCGGAATCTAATAATGAATAGCATGGATGCTATTCCAGAATCACAAAAGAAGGCTAAGATCAGTGTAAGCCATGAGATAGATAAGGATCAACACCGCTTTATAGTATATGATACAGGAACAGGCATAGATGAAGAGGGCATAAAGAATATTTTCTCACCTGGATTTTCCACTAAGATTAATTATAGCACAGGAGAAGTTAATAGGGGTCTTGGTCTTAGTATAGTCAAAGATATAGTAGAAGAACAGTTAGATGGGAAGGTAAGTGTTAGCTCTGTAGTAGGAAGTGGTACTAGTTTTTATATATTGATTCCTAGAAATTCACTGGAGGAAAGTTAA
- a CDS encoding GNAT family N-acetyltransferase: protein MVNKIELSERIDECASIWGAAGAVAVYKEGKCYHKNFYGLAHREKELPITEESTYLLSFNSRFLMGLCIGKLIDEKKLKLVDKLDKYIPEYTHASEITFNQLCLKQSGIPDFFNGGIMKLQQTDASYQGLSDEECNLVDRKIFTHPWTFKDAIDFANGKELTCAPGTEPTDDLDNMTETVFIREVIERASGQNLPDYIRTAILGPLGIYGEYLKVNTKPYAVYHMTTYMNSEYEEDTKYTFAINYAEAEKLLVAVLKKQLLSEKAWKAITTTATFEQSIAFNSVSGWLSARDFSYGNLGWACYLYLDWESELGLLHLTNSELIVRSTNGGVSQFRKEFRSEAAAAFVYPKNTKLVPYGKANVWDAIQLSIEDGQLEYMSNAQEAICIAYAYKHKLFILMEGKRSIGLVAFSIDNKNEKYYIESVLIDKKYQNRGFGKIMMTNGLEYLKSQGCKYLTMGVNRFNVQAQKLYKSVGFKEKTVYEDFIEMETYL, encoded by the coding sequence GGTTAATAAAATAGAATTAAGTGAAAGAATAGATGAATGCGCTAGTATATGGGGAGCAGCTGGAGCAGTGGCTGTTTATAAAGAGGGGAAATGTTATCATAAGAACTTCTATGGTCTTGCTCATAGAGAAAAAGAGTTACCAATTACAGAAGAAAGTACTTATCTGTTATCCTTTAACAGCCGATTTTTAATGGGATTGTGCATAGGGAAGTTGATTGATGAAAAGAAGTTAAAACTTGTGGATAAGCTGGACAAGTATATTCCAGAATATACTCACGCATCTGAAATTACATTCAATCAGCTTTGCTTAAAGCAGAGTGGTATTCCAGATTTCTTTAACGGTGGAATCATGAAATTGCAACAGACAGATGCTAGCTATCAAGGATTAAGTGATGAAGAATGTAATCTTGTAGATCGTAAGATTTTTACCCATCCATGGACATTTAAAGATGCAATTGATTTTGCAAATGGAAAAGAGCTGACTTGTGCTCCAGGAACTGAGCCAACAGACGATCTTGACAACATGACAGAAACAGTGTTCATCCGTGAAGTTATTGAGCGGGCATCTGGTCAAAATCTGCCAGATTATATTAGAACTGCAATTTTGGGGCCACTGGGTATTTATGGTGAATATTTAAAAGTAAATACCAAGCCCTATGCAGTATATCACATGACTACTTACATGAATAGTGAATATGAAGAGGATACGAAGTATACATTTGCAATAAATTATGCTGAGGCTGAAAAGTTACTTGTAGCTGTTTTAAAAAAGCAACTACTATCTGAAAAAGCATGGAAGGCCATTACTACCACTGCTACTTTTGAGCAGAGTATAGCATTCAATTCTGTGTCTGGATGGCTCAGTGCCCGTGATTTTTCTTATGGTAATCTTGGCTGGGCTTGTTACCTATATCTGGATTGGGAATCTGAGTTAGGGCTGCTTCACTTAACGAACAGTGAACTTATTGTACGCTCCACAAATGGAGGAGTAAGCCAGTTTCGTAAAGAGTTTCGTTCAGAGGCAGCTGCAGCATTTGTCTATCCAAAGAATACGAAATTGGTGCCTTATGGTAAAGCAAATGTGTGGGATGCAATTCAATTATCAATAGAAGATGGACAACTGGAATATATGAGCAATGCACAGGAGGCTATATGCATAGCTTATGCATATAAACACAAGCTGTTTATACTCATGGAAGGCAAGCGTTCTATTGGCTTGGTAGCATTTAGTATCGACAATAAGAATGAAAAGTACTATATAGAAAGTGTTCTAATAGACAAAAAATATCAGAACCGTGGTTTTGGCAAAATTATGATGACAAATGGGCTTGAATACTTAAAGTCCCAAGGTTGTAAATATCTCACAATGGGAGTTAACCGCTTTAATGTTCAGGCTCAAAAGCTGTACAAATCTGTGGGCTTTAAGGAAAAGACTGTATATGAAGACTTTATTGAAATGGAAACATATCTGTGA